From Pseudopipra pipra isolate bDixPip1 chromosome 13, bDixPip1.hap1, whole genome shotgun sequence, a single genomic window includes:
- the MOSPD1 gene encoding motile sperm domain-containing protein 1 isoform X2 yields the protein MQQQKRQPELVEGNLPVFVFPTELIFYADDQSTHKQVLTLYNPYEFALKFKVLCTTPNKYAVVDATGAVKPQCCVDIVIRHRDVRAAYYGVIDKFRLQVSEQSQRKALGKKEIIATLLPSAKEQQQQKEEEEKRIKEHLAESVFFEQTLCQPENRTASSGPSLLTVFLGVVCVAALMLPTSGEMESLVPLYLHLSVNQKLVAAYVLGLITMVILRT from the exons ATGCAGCAACAAAAAAGACAGCCAGAGTTAGTGGAAGGAAATCttcctgtttttgtttttcctacaGAACTTATATTTTATGCAGATGACCAGTCGACACACAAGCAGGTGTTGACTCTATATAACCCCTATGAGTTTGCCTTAAAATTCAAAG TTCTTTGTACAACCCCAAATAAATATGCGGTGGTTGATGCTACTGGTGCAGTGAAGCCTCAGTGCTGTGTTGATAT TGTGATTCGTCACAGAGATGTTCGGGCTGCTTACTATGGTGTGATAGATAAATTCCGTCTACAAGTGTCTGAGCAGAGCCAGAGGAAAGCATTAGGGAAAAAGGAGATTATTGCTACTCTGCTTCCATCTGCAaaggaacaacaacaacaaaaggaagaggaggaaaaacgAATAAAAGAACACCTGGCTGAAAGTGTCTTTTTTGAGCAGACTTTGTGTCAACCAG AAAACAGAACTGCCTCGTCGGGACCTAGTTTACTAACAGTCTTCCTGGGAGTAGTGTGTGTCGCAGCACTAATGCTACCTACATCGGGGGAAATGGAATCCCTGGTGCCTCTCTACCTCCACTTAAGTGTGAATCAAAAGTTAGTAGCTGCTTATGTTTTAG GTCTCATCACCATGGTTATTTTGAGAACATGA
- the MOSPD1 gene encoding motile sperm domain-containing protein 1 isoform X1 codes for MQQQKRQPELVEGNLPVFVFPTELIFYADDQSTHKQVLTLYNPYEFALKFKVLCTTPNKYAVVDATGAVKPQCCVDIVIRHRDVRAAYYGVIDKFRLQVSEQSQRKALGKKEIIATLLPSAKEQQQQKEEEEKRIKEHLAESVFFEQTLCQPENRTASSGPSLLTVFLGVVCVAALMLPTSGEMESLVPLYLHLSVNQKLVAAYVLDLKNSHTKLNSPVQK; via the exons ATGCAGCAACAAAAAAGACAGCCAGAGTTAGTGGAAGGAAATCttcctgtttttgtttttcctacaGAACTTATATTTTATGCAGATGACCAGTCGACACACAAGCAGGTGTTGACTCTATATAACCCCTATGAGTTTGCCTTAAAATTCAAAG TTCTTTGTACAACCCCAAATAAATATGCGGTGGTTGATGCTACTGGTGCAGTGAAGCCTCAGTGCTGTGTTGATAT TGTGATTCGTCACAGAGATGTTCGGGCTGCTTACTATGGTGTGATAGATAAATTCCGTCTACAAGTGTCTGAGCAGAGCCAGAGGAAAGCATTAGGGAAAAAGGAGATTATTGCTACTCTGCTTCCATCTGCAaaggaacaacaacaacaaaaggaagaggaggaaaaacgAATAAAAGAACACCTGGCTGAAAGTGTCTTTTTTGAGCAGACTTTGTGTCAACCAG AAAACAGAACTGCCTCGTCGGGACCTAGTTTACTAACAGTCTTCCTGGGAGTAGTGTGTGTCGCAGCACTAATGCTACCTACATCGGGGGAAATGGAATCCCTGGTGCCTCTCTACCTCCACTTAAGTGTGAATCAAAAGTTAGTAGCTGCTTATGTTTTAG ATTTGAAGAACAGTCACACTAAACTCAATTCTCCTGTCCAGAAATGA